In a single window of the Silurus meridionalis isolate SWU-2019-XX chromosome 8, ASM1480568v1, whole genome shotgun sequence genome:
- the gdf3 gene encoding protein DVR-1: MALLTLLATHRLGLKVNEVLFSALGSHFVRNMAGFRFLFLLSCGVFASSENAHIQEKLFLSSLGLLSRPRPAVHTPVPSGLWKMFKKAEKKRESDACTVPEYGVRGNIVRYLIDQGRLFADSSSPACVEHHLYFNMSVLEDVEQLSLAQLEVKFKHDEFPASRKDLAFNMHIYRVLRSGLKGMDQESSRRLLLSQSVHDTPGTIRVNLTDLAESWRRPGTNYGVVLSLQARRLNNELDQDCAMDLMHQDHLEVPELVASLVVVSLNPHQCRARKKRSAYYIPVTPSNVCKARRLYIDFKDVGWQDWIIAPQGYVANYCHGECPFPLSESLNGTNHAILQTLVHSFDPKGTPQPCCVPIKLSPISMLYYDNNDNVVLRHYEDMVVDECGCR; the protein is encoded by the exons ATGGCGCTACTCACACTTTTAGCGACGCACAGACTGGGCCTAAAGGTGAATGAAGTACTGTTTAGCGCGCTTGGGTCGCATTTTGTGCGTAATATGGCTGGTTTTaggtttttatttctgttgtcGTGTGGTGTGTTTGCGAGCAGTGAAAACGCGCACATTCaagaaaaactgtttttaaGCTCGCTTGGGCTTTTAAGTCGACCGAGACCGGCAGTCCATACCCCAGTGCCTTCAGGGCTGTGGAAAATGTTCAAGAAGGCCGAGAAGAAGCGCGAGTCAGACGCGTGCACAGTTCCGGAGTATGGAGTCAGAGGAAACATCGTCAGATATCTCATAGACCAAG GAAGGCTGTTTGCTGACTCCAGCAGTCCAGCGTGCGTGGAGCACCATTTGTATTTTAACATGTCTGTGCTGGAGGATGTGGAGCAGCTCTCATTGGCCCAATTGGAAGTAAAGTTCAAACACGACGAGTTCCCTGCGTCGCGAAAAGACTTGGCGTTCAACATGCACATCTACAGGGTGTTAAGGAGCGGGTTAAAGGGCATGGATCAGGAATCCAGCCGCAGGTTGCTGCTTTCGCAGTCTGTCCACGACACTCCAGGCACTATTAGGGTTAACCTGACCGATCTGGCCGAATCGTGGAGAAGACCTGGCACAAACTACGGAGTGGTGTTGAGCTTGCAGGCCAGGCGTTTGAACAATGAGCTGGACCAGGACTGCGCGATGGACCTCATGCATCAAGATCACTTGGAGGTGCCGGAGTTGGTGGCGTCGCTCGTGGTCGTTTCTCTGAACCCGCATCAGTGCCGGGCGAGAAAGAAGCGCAGCGCGTATTACATACCCGTCACTCCCAGTAACGTGTGCAAAGCCAGACGCCTCTACATCGACTTTAAAGACGTTGGCTGGCAGGACTGGATCATCGCGCCCCAGGGATACGTGGCTAATTACTGCCATGGAGAATGCCCCTTTCCTCTGAGCGAGAGCTTGAACGGGACGAACCACGCCATCCTGCAGACCCTGGTGCACTCTTTTGACCCGAAAGGCACGCCTCAGCCGTGCTGCGTTCCCATCAAACTGTCCCCCATCTCCATGCTTTATTACGATAATAACGACAACGTCGTGCTCAGACATTATGAGGACATGGTAGTGGATGAATGTGGTTGTAGATGA
- the mcm8 gene encoding LOW QUALITY PROTEIN: DNA helicase MCM8 (The sequence of the model RefSeq protein was modified relative to this genomic sequence to represent the inferred CDS: inserted 2 bases in 2 codons), translating to MNGHGEGRSSGRGGGGSWRGKGGSWRGGGGSWRGKGNSWRGGGGSWRGKGSSWRGGGGSWRGGGGSSSGCKSAESVGDGRAWRGHTWGRGQDTYPPNNTQRGGEIALPVPHATQATLDITCPYKGWRLYFTEGFIESSPYVEKIQAFEKYFNSQIDLYDKDEIERKGSILVDYKDLIVNKQISTALPDLASELKDMPEKILDCLGLAIHQVLTKDLEKHADEIQAQEGLPAGATPIINIPHINARIYNYEPLTHLKMLKASLYGKFVAIRGTVVRVSNIKPICSKMAFICNLCGDTQSLALPDGKYTVPTKCLQRECRGRSFTPNRSSPLTVTVDWQNIKVQELISDDQRESGRIPXTIECELTQDLVDSCVPGDMVTISGVIKVSNEEGFGRNKKDKCMFLLYIEAKSISNSKGQKNKSASEPEGQEASVEFSLKDLYAIQEIQAQEDLFKLIVNSLCPAIYGHLLVKAGLILALFGGCHKYVDDKNRIPIRGDPHMLVVGDPGLGKSQMLQAACNVAPRGIYVCGNTTTTSGLTVSLSRDSGSGDYALEAGALVLGDQGVCCIDEFDKMGNQHQALLEAMEQQSISLAKAGIVCTLPARTSIIAAANPVGGHYNKAKTVSENLKMGSALLSRFDLVFILLDIPNEDHDHMLSEHVMAMRGGRKDVISGLTATRACIQESNISILEISSNKPLSERLKVLLGETLDPIPHQLLRKYVGYARHYVHPSLSVEAAQVLQEFYLELRKQNQSADSTPITTRQLESLIRLTEARARLELREKATQSDAEDVVEIMKHSLTDTYSDEFGRLDFDRSQLGSGMSNRSKVKKFVXALNQIAERTHKTLFEFQDLRQLAKDLQVQVVDFEGFISALNEQGYLLKKGHRTYQLQTV from the exons ATGAATGGCCATGGAGAAGGGAGAAGTTCCGGGAGAGGTGGAGGGGGTTCCTGGAGAGGTAAAGGAGGTtcttggagaggtggaggaggttCCTGGAGAGGTAAAGGAAATtcttggagaggtggaggaggttCCTGGAGAGGTAAAGGAAGTtcttggagaggtggaggaggttcctggagaggtggaggaggttCTTCTAGTGGTTGCAAAAGTGCAGAGTCTGTTGGAGAtggaagagcctggagaggtcaTACATGGGGAAGAGGACAGGACACTTATCCACCCAACAACACACAACGTG GTGGAGAGATTGCTCTCCCAGTTCCTCATGCAACCCAAGCAACACTTGATATAACTTGTCCTTACAAAGGATGGAGGCTCTACTTTACAGAag gttttattgAATCTTCACCTTATGTTGAGAAGATACAGGCCTTTGAAAAATACTTCAATTCACAAATAGATCTTTATGACAAG GATGAAATTGAAAGAAAAGGCAGCATCTTGGTAGACTACAAAGACTTGATTGTGAACAAACAGATTTCTACAGCATTACCTGATCTTGCTAGTGAGCTTAAAGACATGCCTGAAAAGATACTTGACTGCTTGGGCCTCGCCATtcatcag GTGTTGACAAAGGATCTTGAAAAGCATGCTGATGAGATCCAAGCCCAGGAAGGGCTTCCTGCAGGTGCAACCCCTATTATTAATATACCACACATAAATGCTAG gaTTTATAACTATGAGCCTCTCACCCATTTAAAGATGCTTAAAGCCAGTTTATATGGCAAGTTTGTGGCTATTAGAGGAACTGTGGTGAGAGTAAGCAACATCAAACCTATATGCAGCAAGATGGCATTCATCTGTAATTTGTGTGGTGACACTCAGAGTCTGGCTCTTCCTGATGGGAAATACACTGTACCCAcgaag TGTTTACAAAGAGAATGTCGTGGAAGATCTTTTACCCCAAACAGAAGTTCACCACTAACAGTGACGGTGGACTGGCAGAATATAAA GGTTCAGGAGCTGATATCAGATGACCAGCGTGAATCAGGACGTATTC GGACCATCGAGTGTGAACTTACGCAGGATTTAGTGGACAGCTGCGTACCAGGGGACATGGTCACCATCTCAGGAGTTATTAAAGTCTCTAATGAGGAAG GGTttggaagaaataaaaaggacaaGTGCATGTTTCTTTTATACATAGAAGCAAAATCTATCAGCAActcaaaaggacaaaaaaacaagtctgCATCTGAGCCTGAAGGCCAGGAGGCATCGGTAGAGTTTTCACTCAAAGATCTGTATGCCATCCAGGAGATTCAAGCACAAGAAGACCTCTTTAAATTAATTGTCAA ttcTCTTTGTCCAGCCATCTATGGGCATTTG CTTGTTAAGGCAGGATTAATCTTGGCTTTATTTGGTGGCTGTCATAAATATGTGGATGATAAGAACCGAATCCCTATAAGAGGAGACCCACACATGCTAGTAGTAGGAGATCCTGGACTTGGCAAAAGTCAAATGCTACAG GCAGCATGTAACGTTGCCCCACGTGGTATCTACGTCTGCGGAAACACAACTACCACCTCAGGCCtgactgtctctctgtccaggGACAGTGGTTCTGGAGACTATGCACTAGAAGCTGGAGCTTTAGTTTTAGGAGATCAAG GTGTCTGCTGTATCGATGAATTTGATAAAATGGGAAATCAGCACCAGGCCTTGTTGGAGGCTATGGAGCAGCAAAGCATAAGTTTGGCCAAAGCTGGGATTGTCTGTACCCTTCCAGCTCGCACCTCCATCATTGCAGCAGCAAACCCAGTGGGAGGACATTACAACAAGGCTAAGACAGTATCTGAAAACCTGAA AATGGGCAGTGCTCTGCTATCCAGATTTGATCTGGTCTTTATTCTTTTGGACATTCCCAATGAGGACCATGACCACATGCTGTCAGAACATGTCATGGCAATGCGTGGAGGAAGGAAAGACGTGATTAGTGGTTTGACAGCCACCAGGGCCTGCATACAAGAGTCCAACATATCCATTCTAGAGATTTCCTCGAACAAGCCTCTATCAGAGAGATTAAAG gTTCTGCTTGGGGAGACTTTGGACCCAATTCCTCACCAGCTGCTGCGTAAATATGTAGGCTATGCTCGGCATTATGTGCACCCCAGTCTCTCAGTCGAAGCTGCTCAGGTCCTGCAAGAATTCTACCTAGAACTGCGCAAGCAGAACCAATCAGCTGACAGCACGCCAATCACAACTCGCCAGCTGGAGTCCCTCATCCGCCTCACAGAG GCAAGAGCACGTCTTGAGCTTCGAGAAAAAGCTACTCAAAGTGATGCAGAGGATGTGGTGGAGATCATGAAACACAG TTTGACAGATACCTACTCGGACGAATTTGGACGACTTGATTTTGACCGATCTCAGCTTGGGTCTGGGATGAGCAACAGATCAAAAGTCAAGAAGTTTG CGGCTTTGAACCAAATTGCTGAGCGCACCCATAAAACCTTGTTTGAATTTCAGGACCTACGACAGCTGGCTAAAGacctccaagttcaa GTTGTTGATTTTGAAGGCTTTATCAGCGCCCTCAATGAACAAGGCTACCTGCTGAAAAAAGGACACAGAACATACCAGCTGCAAACTGTCTGA
- the crls1 gene encoding cardiolipin synthase (CMP-forming) has product MQYGGVNLVLAMFLALSRKHLLSCAKGHVPRISVGQAARSTHVREWKGSPRKCRHTTELTPAATETKPLQRLKAKFSSPGCRPKCVLFVEKVVEATFPPNLPFINKLNARTNQTPLNKPNANISNYQIQTFRGILSDGISFGLHSKLKGYCTAPGKPAFKEDPKTPNQDNSQSSSSSSSSSSPSNEVQFKELYENPWTIPNFLCMARIVLSPILGYLIMEQYFHVSLGLFALAGATDLLDGYIARNWANQKSALGSALDPLADKILVSVLYVSLTYAQIIPVPLTTLVIARDVALIAAVFYVRYKTVPPPVSRNQNA; this is encoded by the exons ATGCAATATGGTGGTGTAAATTTAGTGTTAGCAATGTTTTTAGCTTTGTCCAGAAAGCACCTGCTAAGTTGTGCGAAAGGGCACGTACCGCGGATCAGCGTCGGTCAAGCCGCAAGATCCACACATGTCCGAGAATGGAAAGGGTCACCTCGGAAATGTCGCCACACCACTGAACTAACACCTGCTGCAACAGAAACCAAACCTCTTCAGAGACTGAAAGCAAAGTTCTCCTCCCCTGGCTGTCGGCCCAAATGTGTGCTCTTTGTCGAGAAAGTTGTGGAGGCAACATTTCCCCCAAATCTGCCATTTATTAACAAGCTGAATGCAAGGACAAACCAGACTCCACTGAATAAACCAAATGCTAACATCTCTAACTATCAGATTCAGACATTCAGGGGCATTTTGAGTGATGGGATTAGTTTTGGCCTTCACTCGAAGTTAAAGGGATACTGTACCGCACCTGGAAAACCTGCGTTTAAAGAAGATCCGAAAACTCCAAATCAAGACAACAGTCaatcttcctcctcttcctcctcctcatcatctccaTCTAACGAAGTGCAGTTTAAAGAACTG TATGAAAATCCATGGACAATCCCCAACTTCCTTTGCATGGCTAGGATTGTACTGTCTCCAATCTTGGGTTATTTAATCATGGAACAATATTTTCACGTGTCTCTTGGACTGTTCGCTTTGGCAGGAGCGACTGACTTG CTGGACGGCTACATTGCACGAAACTGGGCGAATCAGAAGTCGGCTCTGGGTAGCGCTCTGGATCCGCTTGCTGATAAGATCCTCGTTAGTGTGCTGTATGTCAGTTTAACCTATGCACAGATCATCCCAG TACCACTCACGACACTGGTGATTGCCAGGGATGTTGCATTAATTGCTGCAGTTTTCTACGTCCGTTACAAAACTGTCCCTCCTCCAGTAAGTAGGAATCAAAATGCATAA
- the LOC124389636 gene encoding LOW QUALITY PROTEIN: cardiolipin synthase (CMP-forming)-like (The sequence of the model RefSeq protein was modified relative to this genomic sequence to represent the inferred CDS: inserted 1 base in 1 codon), whose translation MQYGGVNLVLAMFLALSRKHLLSCAKGHVPRISVGQAARSTHVREWKGSPRKCRHTTELTPAATETKPLQRLKAKFSSPGCRPKCVLFVEKVVEATFPPNLPFINKLTARTNQTPLNKPNANISNYQIQTFRGILSDGISFGLHSKLKGYCTAPGKPAFKEDPKTPNQDNSQSSSSSSSSSSPSNEVQFKELYENPWTIPNFLCMARIVLSPXLGYLIMEQYFHVSLGLFALAGATDLLDGYIARNWANQKSALGSALDPLADKILVSVLYVSLTYAQIIPVPLTTLVIARDVALIAAVFYVRYKTVPPPVTLSKFFNPCYTTAQLKPTLISKFNTAIQLFLVAVSLAAPIFHYTDSVFLQSLWYVTALTTVASGYSYYHYGRKTVEVLNNRK comes from the exons ATGCAATATGGTGGTGTAAATTTAGTGTTAGCAATGTTTTTAGCTTTGTCCAGAAAGCACCTGCTAAGTTGTGCGAAAGGGCACGTACCGCGGATCAGCGTCGGTCAAGCCGCAAGATCCACACATGTCCGAGAATGGAAAGGGTCACCTCGGAAATGTCGCCACACCACTGAACTAACACCTGCTGCAACAGAAACCAAACCTCTTCAGAGACTGAAAGCAAAGTTCTCCTCCCCTGGCTGTCGGCCCAAATGTGTGCTCTTTGTCGAGAAAGTTGTGGAGGCAACATTTCCCCCAAATCTGCCATTTATTAACAAGCTGACTGCAAGGACAAACCAGACTCCACTGAATAAACCAAATGCTAACATCTCTAACTATCAGATTCAGACATTCAGGGGCATTTTGAGTGATGGGATTAGTTTTGGCCTTCACTCGAAGTTAAAGGGATACTGTACCGCACCTGGAAAACCTGCGTTTAAAGAAGATCCGAAAACTCCAAATCAAGACAACAGTCaatcttcctcctcttcctcctcctcatcatctccaTCTAACGAAGTGCAGTTTAAAGAACTG TATGAAAATCCATGGACAATCCCCAACTTCCTTTGCATGGCTAGGATTGTACTGTCTC ATCTGGGTTATTTAATCATGGAACAATATTTTCACGTGTCTCTTGGACTGTTCGCTTTGGCAGGAGCGACTGACTTG CTGGACGGCTACATTGCACGAAACTGGGCGAATCAGAAGTCGGCTCTGGGTAGCGCTCTGGATCCGCTTGCTGATAAGATCCTCGTTAGTGTGCTGTATGTCAGTTTAACCTATGCACAGATCATCCCAG TACCACTCACGACACTGGTGATTGCCAGGGATGTTGCATTAATTGCTGCAGTTTTCTACGTCCGTTACAAAACTGTCCCTCCTCCA GTAACTCTCAGCAAGTTTTTCAACCCATGCTACACTACTGCTCAACTTAAACCAACTCTTATAAGCAAG ttcaaCACTGCAATCCAGCTGTTTCTGGTGGCTGTTTCTCTCGCAGCTCCCATCTTCCACTACACTGACAGTGTATTTTTGCAGTCCCTATG GTACGTCACCGCTTTGACGACTGTAGCATCTGGTTACAGTTACTACCATTACGGAAGAAAAACCGTTGAAGTACTGAACAACAGGAAGTAG
- the bmp2a gene encoding bone morphogenetic protein 2, which translates to MVPVFALLIAQLFFGGCTALLPEIGRRKNLLSQDALDAFELRLLTMFGLKQRPSPSRSAVVPQYMLDLFTTYSANGAEQKHHKAKSTVGRSVDRSASRANTVRSFHHDESTEELSRHSGKTTQRFLFNLSSIPGEEFLTSAELRIYREQVMMNSSSNSSAGFHRINIHEIIKPALPFTEPITRLLDTRLVQHSLSKWESFDVSPAVLRWTAEGHTNHGFVVEVVHPGNAGGDYKRHVRVSRSLHDSTDSWPQMRPLLVTFSHDGKGHVLHSREKRQVRVNKPKKKHKANCRRHSLYVDFSDVGWNDWIVAPPGYHAFYCQGECPFPLADHLNSTNHAIVQTLVNSVNSNIPKACCVPTDLSPISLLYLDEYERVILKNYQDMVVEGCGCR; encoded by the exons ATGGTGCCGGTGTTCGCTTTGCTCATCGCTCAACTCTTCTTCGGAGGCTGCACGGCTCTCCTGCCGGAGATCGGGCGCCGAAAGAACCTCCTCTCCCAGGACGCGCTGGACGCTTTCGAGCTTCGCCTGCTCACCATGTTCGGACTGAAGCAGAGACCGAGTCCGAGCAGGTCAGCAGTGGTCCCGCAGTACATGCTGGATCTGTTCACTACTTATTCAGCCAACGGCGCCGAGCAAAAGCACCACAAAGCGAAGAGCACAGTGGGCAGAAGCGTGGACAGGTCCGCCAGTCGGGCGAACACAGTACGCAGCTTCCATCATGATG AATCTACAGAGGAGCTGTCACGTCACAGTGGAAAGACGACTCAAAGGTTCCTCTTTAATCTGAGCTCCATCCCAGGAGAGGAGTTTCTCACATCAGCTGAGCTGAGGATTTACAGGGAGCAGGTGATGATGAACAGTAGCAGCAACAGCAGTGCAGGGTTCCATCGCATTAACATCCATGAGATCATCAAGCCTGCACTTCCTTTTACAGAGCCCATCACCAGACTTCTAGACACCCGACTGGTTCAGCACAGTCTGAGCAAGTGGGAGAGCTTTGATGTGAGTCCCGCTGTCTTGCGGTGGACCGCCGAGGGTCACACCAACCACGGCTTTGTGGTGGAGGTGGTTCACCCAGGCAATGCAGGGGGAGACTATAAGAGACATGTCAGAGTCAGCAGGTCACTGCATGACAGCACAGACTCGTGGCCTCAGATGAGGCCGTTGCTGGTGACATTCAGCCACGATGGCAAAGGACACGTGCTCCACTCTCGCGAGAAACGCCAAGTGCGAGTCAACAAGCCAAAGAAGAAACACAAAGCCAACTGCAGGAGGCACTCGCTCTATGTAGACTTCAGCGATGTGGGCTGGAATGACTGGATAGTGGCACCACCAGGCTACCATGCCTTTTACTGCCAAGGAGAGTGTCCTTTCCCTCTAGCAGATCACCTAAACTCCACTAACCATGCCATTGTACAGACACTGGTCAACTCGGTGAATAGTAACATTCCCAAGGCCTGCTGTGTGCCTACAGACCTGAGCCCCATTTCCCTGCTCTATTTAGATGAATATGAGCGAGTCATCCTGAAAAACTACCAGGACATGGTAGTGGAAGGCTGTGGGTGCCGCTGA